A stretch of Flavobacterium sp. N2270 DNA encodes these proteins:
- a CDS encoding YebC/PmpR family DNA-binding transcriptional regulator translates to MGRAFEFRKARKMKRWSAMAKTFTRIGKDIVMAVKEGGPNPETNSRLRAVIQNAKAANMPKDNVERAIKKASEKDTADFKEVLFEGYAPHGIAILIETATDNNNRTVANIRSYFNKCNGTMGTQGSVEFMFDHTCNFRIPAEGQDVEELELEMIDFGVEEIFADEDGILMYAPFESFGAIQKELENRGLEILSSGFERIPQVTKELTAEEAADVEKLLEKIEEDDDVMNVYHSMQENTEE, encoded by the coding sequence ATGGGAAGAGCATTTGAATTTAGAAAAGCACGTAAAATGAAACGTTGGTCAGCAATGGCTAAAACGTTTACTCGTATAGGAAAAGATATCGTAATGGCAGTTAAAGAAGGAGGACCAAATCCTGAAACTAACTCGCGATTAAGAGCTGTAATACAAAATGCTAAGGCTGCGAACATGCCTAAAGATAATGTAGAGCGAGCAATTAAAAAAGCATCTGAAAAAGATACGGCAGATTTTAAAGAGGTATTATTTGAAGGTTATGCACCACACGGAATTGCAATTTTAATTGAAACAGCTACTGATAATAACAACAGAACAGTTGCCAACATAAGAAGTTACTTTAATAAATGTAATGGAACTATGGGAACACAAGGTTCTGTAGAATTTATGTTTGATCATACTTGTAATTTTAGAATCCCAGCTGAAGGACAAGATGTTGAAGAACTTGAACTTGAAATGATTGATTTTGGGGTTGAAGAAATTTTTGCTGATGAAGATGGTATTTTAATGTATGCACCATTTGAAAGTTTTGGAGCTATTCAAAAAGAATTGGAAAACAGAGGTTTAGAAATACTTTCTTCTGGCTTTGAGAGAATTCCACAAGTTACAAAAGAACTTACAGCAGAAGAAGCAGCAGACGTTGAAAAACTTTTAGAAAAAATTGAAGAAGACGATGATGTAATGAATGTGTACCATTCTATGCAAGAAAATACAGAAGAATAA